The Pseudomonas sp. MH9.2 genomic interval GTCAAGGAACGGCATAAAAGCGATTGAAACAGTCTGCAACAGCGCGCGCGCCCTCCTCGTCATTCAAATGCAAATGATGGCCGCCAGGCAAGGTCGTGGTCTCGAAAGTCAGCTGTGACAGCAGTTCGCTGTGCTGGGCCAACATGCCCTGCCCAGCCACCACCAGATGGGTTGGGCAACTGACACGTTTGACAAACGCCATCGCCTGCTCACGAGTCAAACGCATAGGAGAGGCCAGCGTCAGCCGGCTATCACTGCGCCAGGTGTACCCTCCCGGCACTGGCATCAACCCTCGTTGAGCCAGCAGTTCTGCCGCTTCACGGCTGACGGCAACCAGCCCTTTCATCCGCGCCTCGACGGCTCGTTCCAGATCGCTATAGACAGGTTTGCGCTTATTCGACAGGTTCAGTTGTGCTTGCAGGGCCATGCCCAACCGCTCGGCCGCATTACTGGCTTCGCCGGTTGGTGGGATAACGCCATCGATCAGTGCCAGACGGGTCACACGCTCAGGCAGCGCACCCGCCAACACCACCGAAATAATCGCACCCAATGAATGCCCAAGCAGGGAAAAGCGCTTCCAGCCCAGTTGCTCGGCGACATGCAGCACGTCATGCACATAGTCCCACAGGGTATAACCGGAACCCACCGGACGATGATCGGAGTGACCATGCCCGGCCAGATCCAGGGCCACGATACGCAAGCCTTTGAGCTGCGGTGCCAGGCGGGCAAAGCTGTTGGCGTTGTCCAGCCAACCATGCAAAGCGATCACCGGCTGACCGTCTTCAGGCCCGAACAGGTGCGCGGCCAATTCAATATGCGGCAGGCTCAGGCGGACTTCTTCGACGGGCATGCTCATGCGCATGCCTGCTCGGCGCAACGCGCATCCCAGCGAGCGAACAAGGTCTTGAGCAGAGCGGCAGTGTCTTGTGGACGCTCGAGCGGGAACATATGTCCACCGGGCATGGACAGGTACTCGCCTTGCGGCATACGTTTCACCGACTGGGCGTGGTGACGCATGACCACCCGACTGCGTAGCCCCCGCACCACCGCCAGTGGCACTTTCAACTGCTGCGCCCGACCGGGACTCGTGTGAGGCACGCTGCGGTAAATGCTGATTTCAGTCGCTGGATCGAAACGCAGGCGCAACTGATCGCCGTCCTGTTGCAAACCATGCTGCAGGTAGGCCTCTAAACATTCAGGATCGAAACCGCGAAACAAGGTCTTGCCGGCGAAATACGTGCGGGCAGCGTTCAGATCAGCGAAAGCCTCCCGGCGTCCAAGAGTGCGACCGGCCGGGGTGATACGATCAATGAAACCAAAGCGTTTGGCGGCGCGAATCATCCACTGATCAACCCACGTCAGCACCGGAGAATCGAGCATCACCACCCCGCGATACAGCTCAGGACAGCGCAACGCTGCGTGAAAGTGCAGCACACCTCCCAACGAGTGTCCTACACCCCACACAGGTTCAGGTTGCTGGCGCAGGTGATGAATCAGCTCGTCGACCAGATTCAGCCAGTTGTCATTCACCGGGAAGCGTGGATCGTGAGCGTGCTGCTCCAGATGTGCGACGGCGTAATCCGGCGCCAGTGCGTCGAACAATTTGCCATACGTAGCCGACGGAAATCCGTTGGCGTGAGCGAAAAACACCTGTTGCGACATGCCAATACGTCCAAAAACAAAAGCCAACGGCGATTGTGCGCATCCATCGCCGACACAGCAATGACTGTAACTGCCAGGAAGGGTGACACTTGAGCCAGAATGATGATCCGCTTGCTATCAGCGCGCTGGCGGCTGCTCACCTACTGGCACAACAGCCATGGTCAGACGGGAAACACAGCTGGCCTTGCCTTCATCGCTGGTCAGACGGATGTCCCAGACGTGAGTGGTGCGGCCGATATGCACAGGGCGCGCGACTGCGGTGACACGACCACTGCGCAAACCACGCAGGTGGTTAGCGTTGACTTCCAGCCCTACGCAAAAGAATTTTCCGGGATCAATACACAAGTAACTGGCCATGGAGCCCACGGTTTCAGCCAGTACCACCGACGCCCCGCCGTGTAACAGGCCGTAGGGTTGATGAGTACGGTGGTCGATGACCATGCTCGCGGTCAGAGAGCTCTCGTCGAATGCCTCGAAACGAATGTCCAGCACTTCACCAATGGTATTTTTCTGCAGCGCGTTGAGTTGGTCTATATCGGGAGTTTTAAGCCATACGCTCATGTTCAATCCTTTTAAGTGGCGCTCGCATGACGAACGCCAGACATAAATGGGTCACTCTTGCCACAGCACAACCTCGGACCGATCGCTCCATTCCTGGAAGCGGGCGCCATAGGTCGACTCGATGACCGCACGTTTTATTTTCAAGGTCGGCGTAAGAAAGCCATTCTCGACCGCCCAACTATCTTTCACGACGATCAGCCTGCGCAAGCGCTCATGTTTGTCGAGAGCAGCATTGACCTCTTCAAGCAGCACTTCCAGACTCTCATGCAATGCGCTACGGGCGCCGCTGGCTGCATCTTGCAGACCTGTTGCGGATAACACGCACAACACCAGCGGCGCACTCAAACCGTCGCCGACCACACACACTTGTTCGATGCGAGTGTGCACGGCCAGACGGTTTTCGATGGGTGCCGGCGCGACGTACTTGCCTTTACTGGTTTTGAAAATCTCTTTCAGGCGGCCTGTCAGGCGTAAATAACCGTCGGCGTCCTGCTCGCCTTTGTCCCCCGTGCGCAAAAAACCATCCTCGGTGATGGTTTCGGCAGTCTTGAACGGTTCCTTGAAATAACCCTGCATGGTCGCTCCGCTGCGCACCTGTACTTCGCCGCTCGGATCAATCCGGACCTCGACTTGAGGACAGGGCTGGCCGATCCAGCCAATTTTCTGCTTACCCGGCAGGCTGATGTGCGAATAACCGCAATTTTCAGTCATGCCGTAGACCTCCAGCACCTCCAGGCCCAAGCGCCGGTACCAGTTCATCAACGCCTCGGGGATAGGTGCGGCGCCGGACAATGCGATGCGCAGCGCATCCAGCCCCAACCCGGCCAGCACTCTGCGGCCCACGATTTTGCCGATGATCGGCAAGCGCAGGAGCGCGTCGAGGCGAGCGGCGGACATCTTGTCGTAGACCCCCATCTGGAACTTGGTCCAGATACGGGGCACACCGAACATTGCAGTGGGCCGGGCGCGCTTGAGATCGACCAGAAAGGTGTCCAGACTCTCAGCGAAAAACACCGTTTGCCCCGTATAGATTGACGCCATCTCGACGAACATCCGCTCTGCCACGTGGCATAACGGCAAGTAGGACAGCAGCCGATCCTGCTCCCCTAACTGGAATAGGCCGACCCCGTGGCTGGCGGCGAACGCCAAACCACCGAAGGTATGCATCACGCCCTTAGGCAGCCCGGTGGTGCCGGACGTGTAGATAATGGTCGCCAATTGCTCTGACGAGGGCGACGGGTTGTCCTGAATCGGCGCGCAGGCCTGCAGCTCGGACCAGTTGAAGTCGAAGTCGGCCGTCGGGCAAATAGGCAAGGCAACAGTAGGCAAGCCGGGCCTGACGCCGCCAGCCATGCTCGGCCAATCATCGAGCTTGCCGACAAACACCAGTGCCGCTTCGGAATGCTCCAGCACTTGAGCAACGGATTCAGATGTCAGATTGGGATACAACGGCACCGATACATGGCCAGCCATCCAGATCGCCAGGTCGGCAATGATCCAGTGGGCGCAGTTCTTGGAAATGATCGCAATATGGCTGCCTTGGGGCAATTCACGTCGGCGCAGCCAGTGTGCCGCGCGCCGGGCCTGATCTCCGACATCAGACCAGCTCAACGTCTGCACGTGGCCGCCTGCCAATGGCTGGACCATATAGCGTTTGTTCGGATGACGGGCTTCGCGTTCGTAGAATACGTCGAGAGGCAAACGAATAGCGCCAGACATGCGACTTGCTCCTGGTTTTTTATTTCCGGGAAGCGTAGCTGACCAAGCACTTGCTTGGTAGTAATTTCAAAATCAAGTGCAGTGCGGTCGAGTGCCGAGATCAGCTCGGTCAAACAATCGGTGTCTGTGCGGCCGGATCAAGGATGCCGAATGCTGCACAGTTCCATCAGACCCGCCAGCGGAAAATCCCCTTCGAGCTCAGCCAGGCTGGCGGTGCTCATGGGTTGGGCCTCCCGGTAATGACCGTCGACAAGCAATCCCACCAGCGCTCCCACCAGCGGTTGATGGCCGACCAGGAGCACATCGTCCGTCGAATACAGATCCAGTTCGCTCAGAACCTTTTGCGGGTCGCTGTCCGGAGTCAACCAGGGAACGGTCACGATCGGCTCGTTGAACCCGAGGACTTGATGGACCAGTTCAGCCGTCTGCTGTGCACGCACATAGGGGCTGGCGATGATCCGGTTCAGCGGCTTGCCCAGCAGGTGCGCTGCACTTTTTAGCACGTCTTCGCGACCGTGAGCGGTCAGTTCGCGCTCGGCATCGCTGCGCGCATGGGAGTGAGCTTCGCCGTGGCGCAAAATCCACAATTTCACAGTTTAGGTTCCTCGTCTCGGACGGGATGCGGCGCAGGGGCAACGCAATGCGGCGCCTCGCCTTCGGGCGCTCGCGGCGCAGGCCAATCGGCGAAAGGCCAGGGTTTCTGGTCGCTGTGGAACGCGCCGAAACGGCCGATCTGCGCCAGGTACTGACTCACGCTGTCGCCAAAGTTCATCAAGCTGCCACTCGGAGCGCCGTAGATCAGGCGGTAGCCCACCTGCACCAACACCACGCAGCCGAGCACGACTTGTGCCAATTGCCAGATCAATACGAACAGCAGCATCCACAGGATGCGCAGCAGGACCGACTCATTCTGTTCGAGTTTCGATTCGTTCAAGACCTTCACCTATTTCTAAGGGCTTCAGTTAAAGGGTGGCGCGGTTAAAAACCACTGGTGGAAATAAAGTCGACATCGGTTTTCGGCTCCGCACGCATCAACACTTCGATGACTTGATTGAGCGTACGGCCTTCGAAAAGAATCGCATGCAAGCCCGCGACCAGTGGCATATACACCTGCAACTCATCCGATTTGGCCTTGAGCACCTTCAGGGTATTCACCCCTTCCGCCACTTCGCCCAAACGGGTGACGGCCTCTTCAAGACTCAAACCCTGACCAAGGGCGAAACCCACCTGATAGTTACGGCTCTTGGGCGATGAGCAGGTCACGATCAAATCGCCGACCCCGGCCAAGCCGAGAAACGTCATCGGGTTAGCGCCCTGACTCACGGCAAACCGGGTCATCTCCGCCAAGGCACGGGTGATCAGCATGCTCTTGGTGTTTTCGCCCATGCCCAACGCAACCGCCATGCCCGCGATAATTGCGTACACATTCTTCAGCGCGCCGCCCAGCTCGACACCAAACCGATCGGCGCTGGCATACACGCGAAACGTCCGACCGTGCAGCGCGGCCTGCACCTGCTGGCAGAGGTCTTCATCTGCACTGGCCACCACCGTGGCGGTCAACGCGTGCTCGGCGATTTCTCGGGCCAGATTGGGTCCGGACAACACACCGATGCGCGCATTCGGGGCGATTTCTTCGAGGATTTCGCTCATCAGCTTGAAGGTGTGCGCCTCAATGCCTTTGGTCAGGCTCACCAACATCTTGCCGGTCAAAAGGTCAGCATGAGGCGCCAGCACCGAACGCAAGGCGCTGGAGGGCAAGGCGACGAAAATCAACTCGCTGCCGTTCAGTGTGGTCAACAAGTCCGTGACCGGCTCAACCGCAGGGTGAACCTTGATGCCTTTGAGGTACCGTGGGTTCTCGCGGTTGACACGGATCGCCTCGGCCTGAGCCGGGTCGCGCATCCACTGCCTGACCGGATAACCGTTCTCTGCCAGCAGATTCGCCACAGCAGTACCGAAGCTGCCGCCTCCAAGAACCGCAATAGGTTGCTGTTGAGTCATAACCAATCCATTTAGAGCCATCACATCTGGCGATGGCAGCATTATACGGGGCAGAGCCTGCGCGACCAGCCTTGAAGAGATTCAATTCAGGCCGATCAACACCCTACAAGTTCAATGGAAATTACCGCAGCGTCGGTTACCATGCCCGACTCCCCCTTTTGATGGCGTTTCGCGATGACCTGTCAGTCAAGGATAAGCAGCGTTTATGACCAATGGATCATAAAACTGTGTGCGCAGCTCACGTGCCTGCCGGGGAGCGATCCACCGCGGGCGGCAGGAGAAAGCGTCCGATGACTTTCCGCCTGAACTGGGGCATCAACACCCGCACCCAAATCATCAGTCTGGGACCGGCGCTGCTACTGACCTTACTGCTGATCAGCTTCTTCACCTTCGTGCGGATTCAGGACTTGCGTCAAGAATTGACTCATACCGGTCAATTGATCGCCAACCAGCTGGCTCCAGCGTCGGAATATGGCGTGATCGTGGGCAACGATGACGTTCTCGAAGGCCTGATGCGCGCTACACTGGCCACGCCCCACGTGCGCTTTCTGGAAGTGCAGGACAACGCCAACCACGTGCTGATGTACGTCGAGCAACCGAAGGAAAACGGCACACGACCCACTCAAGTGGAGATCTTCCAGGCACCTATCCGGTTACAGAGCCTCCCGTTGGGGAATGACGTCCTGCAAGCCCCGCCACCCTCGGCCAGCTCGTCGAATGAGGATTACCTGGGCCGGGTGATCGTCGGCATGTCCAACGATGCATTCAGTCAGCGCCAACAAGAAATCCTGCTCAAGGCCGGGATTCTGGCACTGTTTACTCTGCTTTTTACCTATATCCTCGCCCGTCGCCTGGCGCTGAGCCTGTCGCAACCGATCAGCGACATGGGTGAAGCGGTCAAGGCAATCCAGCAAGGTGACTACAACAGGCCATTACCGGTGACCGACGACAGCGAACTGGGTGACTTGGCGCGACACATCAATAACCTAGCCTACGGACTTGAACGCGCCAGCCGCGAACAGCAACAGACCATTGACCAACTGATTCAGACCCGGGAAGAAGCCGAACGCGCCAACAGCGCCAAATCCAACTTTTTGGCCATGATGAGTCACGAACTGCGCACGCCCATGAACGGTGTACTGGGGATGCTGCAGTTGATGGAAACCACCCAAATGACCGATGAGCAGACTGAATACGCTGCGTTGGCGACTGAATCAACCGAGCATTTACTGCGGGTGATCAACGACATCCTCGACTTCTCGCGTATTGAGCGCGAAGCGCTGGCGCTGGAGCATATACCGTTCAATCTGGCTGAACTAATCAGCACCTCGGCCCAGGCTTTCCACCATAACGCCCAGCAACGCGGCATCTCGCTGGAGCTGAATATCCCTCTGGGACTGGAGACCCTGGAGGTCGAAGGTGATCCGACCCGTATTCGGCAAATTCTGGTCAATCTGATCGGCAACGCATTGAAATTCACTGACCTGGGTAGCGTACAGATCGAGACCCGGTGGCAGCCTCTGGATCAGGAGTCGGTCTGGTTCACCTGCACGGTATGCGACAGCGGCATCGGCATCTCCGCCGAGCGCCTGGAACTGATGTTCAATGCCTTTGAACAGGCGGACAGCTCGATCTCCCGGCGGTATGGCGGTACTGGGCTAGGTTTGCCTATCGCCAGAAGCCTGGCCGAGCGGATGGGCGGAACGCTGCGGGCACGGAGCGAAGAAAGCATGGGATCAATCTTCACCCTTGAGATTCCGCTGGCGCTGCACAGGAAAAAAGCCCCTGAACAGGTACCGACCTTCCTCGCGGGTAACAGCAACGGCAAAAATCAGCATGTGCTGCTGGTTGAGGACAACCCGGTCAATCAGACCGTGGTCGAGGCGATGCTGCGCAGTCTGGGCTTCCAGGTCAGCGTGGTCAGCGATGGGGCGCAGGCTGTGAGCGTGGCTCAGACTGGAAATTTTGCGGCGATACTCATGGATTGTCGCCTGCCAGTGATCGACGGCTACGAAGCGACGCGGCAGATTCGTCAACTGACAAACTGCATTCAGGTGCCCATCATCGCCCTGACCGCCAACGCATTGCACGGTGATCGGGAGGCCTGCTTACAGGCGGGAATGAGCGATTACCTCGCAAAACCCTTCAAACGTACTGATTTACAGCAAGTTCTTCAGCGTTGGCTGCCCTTTCAAGCATCTGCGACTGGCGATAAATGCTAAATTACGGCAGTCTTAGTGACCAGATCAGCTCGCAAACGCTGCTTGGATAATAATTCCAGTGCACAAGTGTACTTTCATTTCCCTTGTGCTGTGACTTTCACTACAACGCAATAGTCTATGAGTAGGCTGACGGCAGAGACCTGGCGCGTCAGCCGGACAGGAAAATTTGCCTTACCCTGCCGCACAGGATTATTGAGGAGCTCGCATGACCCAACAAAACGCCTATACCCGGGAAGACCTGCTGCGCTGCAGTCGCGGTGAGCTGTTCGGCCCAGGTAACGCGCAACTGCCCGCCCCGAACATGCTGATGGTAGATCGCATTACCCATATCAGCGCAGAGGGTGGCAAGTACGGTAAAGGTGAATTGGTCGCCGAGCTGGATATCAATCCGGACCTGTGGTTCTTCGCCTGTCACTTCGAAGGTGACCCGGTGATGCCAGGCTGCCTGGGCCTTGATGCCATGTGGCAACTCGTCGGCTTCTATCTCGGTTGGCAGGGTAATCCTGGCCGCGGCCGAGCTTTGGGGTCGGGCGAAGTGAAGTTTTACGGTCAGGTTCTTCCGACCGCAAAAAAAATCACCTACAACATCCATATCAAACGCACCATGAAAGGCAAACTGGTCCTGGCAATTGCCGACGGCACCGTGAGCGTTGATGGTCGCGAAATCTACAGTGCCGAAGGCCTTCGGGTCGGCCTGTTCACTTCCACTGAAAATTTCTAAGGGTATCCGCATGCGCCGCGTCGTTATCACTGGTCTGGGCATTGTTTCCTGCTTGGGCAATGACAAAGACACCGTTTCCGCTAATCTGCGTGCAAGCCGCCCTGGCATCCGTTTCAATCCGGAATATGCCGAAATGGGTCTGCGTAGCCAGGTTTCCGGCTCCATTGACCTCAACCTCGAAGAGCTGATCGATCGCAAGATCTATCGCTTCGTCGGCCATGCAGCGGCTTACGCTTACCTGGCCATGAAGGACGCTATCGTCGACTCCGGGCTGTCCGAAGACCAGGTGTCCAACCCGCGCACAGGCCTGATTGCCGGCAGCGGCGGCGCGTCGACGCTTAACCAGATGGAAGCGCTGGACATCCTTCGCGAAAAAGGCGTCAAGCGCGTTGGCCCATACCGCGTCACGCGGACCATGAGCAGCACCGTCTCCGCCTGTTTGGCCACCCCGTTCAAGATCAAGGGCCTGAACTACTCCATCGCGTCTGCCTGCGCCACCAGTGCTCACTGCATCGGTAACGCAATGGAACAGATCCAGATGGGTAAACAGGACGTGGTCTTCGCCGGTGGCGGTGAAGAGGAGCACTGGAGCCAGTCGTTCCTGTTCGACGCGATGGGCGCTCTGTCCAGCCAGTACAACGAAACGCCGGAGAAAGCCTCCCGCGCTTACGATGCCAAACGTGACGGTTTCGTCATTGCCGGTGGCGGTGGCATGGTCGTGGTTGAAGAGCTGGAGCATGCTCTGGCTCGTGGCGCGAAAATCTACGCAGAAATCGTCGGCTACGGTGCAACGTCAGATGGCTACGACATGGTCGCCCCAAGCGGCGAAGGCGCTATTCGCTGCATGCAAATGGCGCTGTCCACTGTTGAAGGCCCGATCGACTACATCAACACTCACGGGACTTCGACTCCGGTCGGCGACGCGAAAGAGATGGAAGGTGTACGTGAAGTCTTCGGCACCAATGCGCCTGCTATCAGCTCGACCAAAAGCTTGTCGGGTCACTCTCTGGGCGCTGCCGGCGTTCACGAGGCGATCTATTGCATGCTGATGATGGAAGGCAACTTCATTGCTGGCTCTGCCAACATCGAAGAGCTGGACCCGGTTGTCGCCGACATGCCGATACTGCTCAAGACCCGTGAAAACGCAAAAGTCGATCAGGTCATGAGCAACAGCTTCGGCTTCGGTGGCACCAATGCCACCTTGGTGCTGAAACGCTGGCAGGGTAAGTAATACCTGCATATAAAACGGCACCCTCGGGTGCCGTTTTTCTTCGCTTTTTTTCGCACCCACAGCACCTTGTGACACCTCCCTACGTAGCCGAATGCCATGGACGAATATGATCGCAATGTCGGCGCAAGGCCTGGCATCTCACGTGGTAGCGACCCCAAGCGAATGAAGAGGCCCTACTTACTCGGTATCGTTTCAATTACAGCCTTCTTTTTTTTAGCTGCAGTTCCCGTGCATGCCCAAAATTCACCAAGTCCGCTGGCCAGAGACGATGTCAAAAACGCCACGGCCTTCGTCAGCCAGGCACAGCAGATCGTTGCCAAGGCAACCCTCAAAGCTCACTGGAGCGGCCCCGAGTCCGGCCCTCCCGCCCCTCGGGGAAAAAACATTGCCTTTGTGGCAGAAGATTTACGCAATGGCGGAATTATCGGTGTTGCGCAAGGCGCACGCGAGGCGGCAGCGGTGATGGGCTGGTCGCTCAAGATATTCGATGGCGGCGGATCTTCAGCCGGACGCGCGAAAGCCTTTGCCGATGCGCTGGCAGCAAACCCCGACGGCCTTATCCTGTGCGGCTCCGATGCACGCGAGAACCATGCAGCACTGGAAACCTTTGCCAACCAAGGCGTGCCTGTCGTTGCCTGGCACGCGGGCGCGCAACCGGGGCCGATTGCCGGCACGCCTGTCGCCATGAACGTCACCACCGACCCGGTGGAGGTCGCGCGCCTCACTGCATTGGCGGCAGTAGCGCAATCAATGGGTCATGCTGGCGTGGTCATCCTGACCGACTCCAGGTACAGCATCGCCACAGCCAAGGCCAAGGCCATGGAAGACGTCATCCAATCCTGCAAAGGGTGCACCCTGCTGGAAGTGCGCGACATCGCAATCTCCGAGAGTGGCGAGCGTATGCCCGCGATTACAAGGGATCTGCTCCTGCGATACGGCAAACGCTGGACGTATATGCTGGCCATCAACGATATCTATTTCGACTACTCAACTGCAACGTTGACCAGCGCCGGGATACCGAGCAATGGGCTCAATCTGCTGTCTGCCGGAGATGGCAGCGCTTCCGCATTTTTGCGAATTCAGGCAAAAACTTATCAGACCGTCACAGTGGCCGAGCCTCTGAATTTGCACGGATGGCAGGTGATGGATGAATTGAACCGACTCCTTGCAGGGCTCCCTGTCAGCGGATTCGTAGCGCCAGTTCATCTGGTCAATGTCGACAACGTCGCTTTCGATGGCGGGGAGAAGTTCCAGTACGACCCAGACAATGGCTACCGGACTATGTACCGCCGCCTATGGAACCGCTGACCGTGAACGTGACGTCCCGACTCACAGCCGTGTATCGCCAGCTACTCCCGCAATCGCTACGTGCTCAGTTCATCCTTGCATTTCTAGCGCTGACCCTGTTGATCCTGGCGGGCGGCGCGACGGCGGTCTACGCCCTGCGTACATCAAACAACGCCGCCCGAGAGCTGACCAAAGAGCAACTGGTCCGCATGCAAGCTGGACAGGATATGCTGCAGAGCACTCTGCTGATCGAACGCCAGACGGATCAACTACTGACCACCCCCTCTTTCGATACCCTGCGTTCAAGCTATGCAGAGACGGTTAAACAGCTTGAGGCACTTGATCGCCTGGTGGTTCAGCTGACAACCGCGAGCAATGCTGTCGCGATACTTGACGTGCATCAGTCAAGTCAACTATTTCGCAATACCGCCAATATCGTGGCTCAACTGCGCGAAGGCATGCTGCAAACCGAAGTCGACTTCGAGCGCACCCTGAAGGATCGTACCAATCGCTTGATCGGCACCCAAACTCAAGGCAGCCCGGAACTGGCGGTTCTGCTGTACAACTTGCCCGTCGTGAGTGACCGCAATGCGGTGGAGCTGCTGCGTACGCGGTTCATGCGCAAAGCCGCCGCGACACGCGAATTACCCGATGCAGTGCGAAACGATGTCGCCACCCTGCAATCGCAACAACCTGACCCCATTGATCCTGAGGCGCAAGATCCGTTCTCCCTACGCCTGAAACTGATCAGCCAGCACGACGTTCTAGAGCACTTTCATGACGCTCTGGAAAACCAGGCAGAATCCTTGGTGATGGTCGCACGCGAGCAATCCGACGCGTACACCCAAGACTACCGGGAAGCCGTGCAGGATCTGGTCGAGGCCTCCAATCGCAGCCAGCAATGGATCCTCATCATGCTGGGCGGCAGCCTGATACTTGCATGGTTTGTGACGCGCATATTCATGGGTCGTCATGTGCTCGTGCGCCTGAATGAGATCAGCCGCCAGCTACGGCAGGAGCGTATCGACGATACGTCGCTAGTGATGGAGGTGCGGGAGAAGGACGAGATCGGCGACATGGCACGCGCCGTGAATCAGTTTCTGAAAGATCGCCAGCAGCTTGAAAGAAAAACCGCCGAATTGAGCACCGTCAAAGAACGGCTCGCCTTGCAAAACTCACAATTGCAGCAGGAGGCCGTTGTACGCACCGGCCAGGGTCACGTCCTTGAGCTGATCGCGAAAAGTACTGAACTCCAGGAGGTCCTCGACAGTCTGGCCCATCTGGTTGAATCGCAGATGAACGACATGATGGTGTCCATCCTCCTGCTGGACGAAGAGGGAACGCATCTCCTGCATGGGGCCGCACCCAGCCTGCCGAAGACCTACACCCAGGCCATCGACGGGGTTGCAATCGGCCCGAAGGTCGGTTCATGTGGCACTGCCGTGTATCGACGGGAACCGGTGATTGTTGCTGACATCGAGGACGACCCGTTGTGGGAAGATTATCGATCAATCGCAGCGCCCTACGGCCTACGCGCCTGCTGGTCGACCCCCATCCTGTCCCATGATCGAAAGGTCCTGGGAACCTTTGCCTTGTATTCCCGTACGGTGCGCAGCCCCGTCAAGGTCGAGATGCAGCTGATTGGCATAGCGACACACCTCGCCGGAATCGCAATTGAGCGCAAACACACGGAAAACCGCATCCGCTACATGGGAGACCATGATGCATTGACCGGACTGCCGAATCGCACGCTGCTGGAAGACCGCCTCAAACAGGCCATCCTTTACGCTCAACGTTGTGCTCGCCGGGTAACGGTGGTGTTCATCGACTTGGATAAATTCAAACTGGTCAATGACAGTCTGGGCCACAGCGCCGGGGATGAGCTGCTGAAAACCGTCGCCAGCCGAATGGTCCAATGCGTGCGACGCACCGACACGGTCGTTCGACTGGGCGGCGACGAATTCGTGATCATCCTGTTCGATCAGCCCTCTGACGCCGACGGTATCACCCCGGTCCTGCAGAAAATCCAGGAAGCCATCCTGCAACCCATCCAGCTCAACAGGCACACACTCCATGTCACCTGCAGTATGGGACTGGCCACCTACCCTGCCGATGGAACCGACACCGAGACCCTGCTCAGAAACGCAGAC includes:
- the sixA gene encoding phosphohistidine phosphatase SixA, whose protein sequence is MKLWILRHGEAHSHARSDAERELTAHGREDVLKSAAHLLGKPLNRIIASPYVRAQQTAELVHQVLGFNEPIVTVPWLTPDSDPQKVLSELDLYSTDDVLLVGHQPLVGALVGLLVDGHYREAQPMSTASLAELEGDFPLAGLMELCSIRHP
- a CDS encoding NAD(P)H-dependent glycerol-3-phosphate dehydrogenase, coding for MTQQQPIAVLGGGSFGTAVANLLAENGYPVRQWMRDPAQAEAIRVNRENPRYLKGIKVHPAVEPVTDLLTTLNGSELIFVALPSSALRSVLAPHADLLTGKMLVSLTKGIEAHTFKLMSEILEEIAPNARIGVLSGPNLAREIAEHALTATVVASADEDLCQQVQAALHGRTFRVYASADRFGVELGGALKNVYAIIAGMAVALGMGENTKSMLITRALAEMTRFAVSQGANPMTFLGLAGVGDLIVTCSSPKSRNYQVGFALGQGLSLEEAVTRLGEVAEGVNTLKVLKAKSDELQVYMPLVAGLHAILFEGRTLNQVIEVLMRAEPKTDVDFISTSGF
- a CDS encoding DUF4389 domain-containing protein; this encodes MLLFVLIWQLAQVVLGCVVLVQVGYRLIYGAPSGSLMNFGDSVSQYLAQIGRFGAFHSDQKPWPFADWPAPRAPEGEAPHCVAPAPHPVRDEEPKL
- a CDS encoding AMP-binding protein, with product MSGAIRLPLDVFYEREARHPNKRYMVQPLAGGHVQTLSWSDVGDQARRAAHWLRRRELPQGSHIAIISKNCAHWIIADLAIWMAGHVSVPLYPNLTSESVAQVLEHSEAALVFVGKLDDWPSMAGGVRPGLPTVALPICPTADFDFNWSELQACAPIQDNPSPSSEQLATIIYTSGTTGLPKGVMHTFGGLAFAASHGVGLFQLGEQDRLLSYLPLCHVAERMFVEMASIYTGQTVFFAESLDTFLVDLKRARPTAMFGVPRIWTKFQMGVYDKMSAARLDALLRLPIIGKIVGRRVLAGLGLDALRIALSGAAPIPEALMNWYRRLGLEVLEVYGMTENCGYSHISLPGKQKIGWIGQPCPQVEVRIDPSGEVQVRSGATMQGYFKEPFKTAETITEDGFLRTGDKGEQDADGYLRLTGRLKEIFKTSKGKYVAPAPIENRLAVHTRIEQVCVVGDGLSAPLVLCVLSATGLQDAASGARSALHESLEVLLEEVNAALDKHERLRRLIVVKDSWAVENGFLTPTLKIKRAVIESTYGARFQEWSDRSEVVLWQE
- a CDS encoding alpha/beta hydrolase, translated to MSQQVFFAHANGFPSATYGKLFDALAPDYAVAHLEQHAHDPRFPVNDNWLNLVDELIHHLRQQPEPVWGVGHSLGGVLHFHAALRCPELYRGVVMLDSPVLTWVDQWMIRAAKRFGFIDRITPAGRTLGRREAFADLNAARTYFAGKTLFRGFDPECLEAYLQHGLQQDGDQLRLRFDPATEISIYRSVPHTSPGRAQQLKVPLAVVRGLRSRVVMRHHAQSVKRMPQGEYLSMPGGHMFPLERPQDTAALLKTLFARWDARCAEQACA
- a CDS encoding hotdog fold thioesterase, with amino-acid sequence MSVWLKTPDIDQLNALQKNTIGEVLDIRFEAFDESSLTASMVIDHRTHQPYGLLHGGASVVLAETVGSMASYLCIDPGKFFCVGLEVNANHLRGLRSGRVTAVARPVHIGRTTHVWDIRLTSDEGKASCVSRLTMAVVPVGEQPPAR
- a CDS encoding alpha/beta hydrolase encodes the protein MSMPVEEVRLSLPHIELAAHLFGPEDGQPVIALHGWLDNANSFARLAPQLKGLRIVALDLAGHGHSDHRPVGSGYTLWDYVHDVLHVAEQLGWKRFSLLGHSLGAIISVVLAGALPERVTRLALIDGVIPPTGEASNAAERLGMALQAQLNLSNKRKPVYSDLERAVEARMKGLVAVSREAAELLAQRGLMPVPGGYTWRSDSRLTLASPMRLTREQAMAFVKRVSCPTHLVVAGQGMLAQHSELLSQLTFETTTLPGGHHLHLNDEEGARAVADCFNRFYAVP